The Sulfitobacter sp. SK011 genome has a window encoding:
- a CDS encoding LysR family transcriptional regulator, with the protein MAHNWDDLRLFLAVAREQSLSGAGKVLRLDPATLGRRVARLEKTLQVGLFVKSPQGYALTEAGVQLMERAEVAERAMRLATSEVAVESEHLTGQIRIGAPDGCANFLLPQVCAQIVANNPDLDIQIVALPRIFNLSRREADMAIGVSAPTAGRLVVQKITDYQLHLAASETYLAARAPVHHLADLKDHRLVGYIPDMIFDRELDYLAELGGARVPMASNSVSVQVNMIRQGGGIGVVHDFSLGFAPGVRRILTDKFGLKRAFYLIRHEDDQRNLRLSRFAHALSTGLRAEVARIEALN; encoded by the coding sequence ATGGCGCATAACTGGGACGATCTGCGGCTGTTTCTGGCCGTCGCACGCGAACAAAGCCTGTCAGGGGCGGGAAAGGTCCTGCGCCTTGATCCCGCGACCCTGGGGCGCCGCGTGGCGCGGTTGGAAAAGACCCTGCAGGTTGGGCTGTTCGTGAAATCACCGCAGGGGTATGCGCTGACCGAGGCCGGCGTGCAATTGATGGAGCGCGCCGAGGTGGCCGAGCGTGCCATGCGGTTGGCCACCTCAGAGGTCGCGGTTGAAAGCGAACATCTGACCGGGCAGATCCGCATTGGTGCCCCGGATGGCTGTGCGAATTTTCTGTTGCCGCAGGTCTGTGCACAGATCGTCGCGAACAACCCCGATCTGGACATCCAGATTGTCGCCTTGCCACGTATCTTTAACCTGTCGCGGCGCGAGGCGGATATGGCCATCGGGGTCAGTGCGCCGACTGCGGGCCGGTTGGTGGTGCAGAAGATCACGGATTATCAGCTGCATCTGGCAGCATCCGAGACGTATCTGGCCGCCCGCGCCCCTGTGCACCACCTCGCGGACCTGAAAGACCACCGGCTGGTCGGCTATATCCCCGATATGATTTTTGACCGGGAACTGGATTATCTTGCTGAACTGGGCGGTGCGCGGGTGCCGATGGCATCCAACTCAGTCTCGGTGCAGGTCAACATGATACGTCAGGGGGGCGGCATTGGTGTGGTGCATGATTTTTCGCTGGGATTCGCGCCGGGGGTCCGCCGCATACTGACAGATAAATTCGGCCTGAAACGCGCCTTTTACCTGATCCGGCACGAAGATGACCAACGCAACCTGCGGTTAAGCCGCTTTGCACATGCGCTCAGCACCGGATTGCGCGCAGAAGTGGCCCGGATTGAGGCCCTGAACTAA
- a CDS encoding CBS domain-containing protein: MLVSQILKTKSDDAVFTSLPTMLISDAAKMLSEKRIGTLVISKDGKTPDGILSERDIVRELGVKGGACLKQTVADLMTSKLVTCSLDDRADAILQKMTDGRFRHMPVLKDGELVGLISLGDVVKARLTELSMEKDALQGMIMGH; the protein is encoded by the coding sequence ATGCTGGTGTCGCAAATTCTCAAGACAAAATCGGATGACGCGGTGTTCACGTCGCTGCCAACAATGTTGATTTCTGATGCTGCCAAGATGCTGTCGGAAAAACGGATCGGGACCTTGGTGATTTCCAAAGATGGCAAGACGCCTGATGGCATTCTGTCTGAGCGTGACATCGTGCGGGAACTGGGTGTCAAAGGTGGTGCGTGTCTGAAACAGACTGTCGCAGATCTGATGACGTCAAAGCTGGTCACCTGTAGCCTTGATGACCGGGCAGACGCCATTTTGCAAAAGATGACCGATGGCCGGTTTCGCCACATGCCGGTGCTGAAAGACGGTGAATTGGTGGGGCTGATTTCGCTCGGTGACGTGGTCAAAGCGCGGTTGACAGAACTCTCGATGGAGAAAGATGCCCTTCAGGGCATGATCATGGGCCATTAA
- the coaD gene encoding pantetheine-phosphate adenylyltransferase — protein MRVGLYPGTFDPITLGHLDIIRRAATLVDKLVIGVAINRDKGPLFHLEERVALIEAECATLAEQTGIEIVVHPFENLLIDCARDVGAQIIVRGLRAVADFEYEYQMVGMNRQLDDTIETVFLMAEAAHQPIASKLVKEIARLGGDVSKFVTPRVNSELLKQFSKG, from the coding sequence ATGCGCGTTGGCCTTTACCCCGGCACCTTTGATCCAATCACTTTGGGACACCTTGATATCATCCGCCGGGCGGCAACGCTGGTTGATAAACTGGTGATTGGTGTGGCGATCAACCGCGACAAGGGCCCGTTGTTTCATCTGGAAGAACGCGTGGCGCTGATTGAGGCGGAATGTGCGACCCTTGCTGAGCAAACCGGGATCGAGATTGTCGTACACCCTTTTGAGAACCTGTTGATCGACTGTGCCCGCGATGTCGGTGCGCAGATCATCGTGCGGGGCCTGCGGGCGGTTGCGGATTTTGAATATGAATATCAGATGGTTGGCATGAACAGGCAGTTGGACGATACAATCGAAACCGTGTTTTTGATGGCCGAGGCCGCGCATCAGCCGATTGCCAGCAAACTGGTCAAAGAGATCGCCCGCCTTGGCGGTGATGTCAGCAAATTCGTGACACCGCGGGTCAACAGCGAATTGCTAAAGCAGTTTTCCAAAGGATAA
- the gap gene encoding type I glyceraldehyde-3-phosphate dehydrogenase, whose protein sequence is MTVKLGINGFGRIGRNILRAILERSQGNLEVVAINDLAPLETNAHLFEFDSVHGRFGKPVTLGDGTIDVGRGPIRVTAEREPDKLPWADVDIALECTGFFRSPELAGLHLKNGSKKVLISAPGKGDIKTIVYGVNDTLVTAADTIISNASCTTNCLVPVAHALHQAFGIRRGHMTTVHSYTGNQPVHDRAHKDLYRARAAALSMIPTTTGAAQTLGVVLPDLDGLITGTAIRVPTPNVSCVDLVIETDKSASADEVNAAMAKAAKGMHGVMGVTDRKLVSMDFNHDPRSAIFASDQTAVQQGNLLRVLAWYDNEWGFSNRMVDMAGVMGRM, encoded by the coding sequence ATGACCGTCAAGCTTGGGATCAACGGATTTGGCCGCATCGGCCGCAACATTCTGCGCGCCATTCTGGAGCGCAGCCAGGGCAATCTGGAAGTTGTGGCAATCAACGATCTGGCCCCGCTGGAAACCAACGCGCATCTGTTCGAATTTGATTCCGTTCATGGGCGGTTTGGCAAACCTGTCACCTTGGGCGATGGCACCATTGATGTGGGCCGCGGGCCCATCCGCGTCACTGCTGAACGTGAGCCGGACAAATTGCCCTGGGCTGATGTGGATATCGCGCTCGAATGCACCGGCTTTTTCCGCAGCCCTGAATTGGCAGGGCTTCACCTCAAAAACGGATCGAAGAAGGTTCTGATCTCTGCGCCCGGTAAAGGGGACATTAAAACAATCGTTTACGGGGTGAACGACACTCTGGTCACTGCGGCTGATACGATCATCAGCAATGCGTCCTGCACGACCAACTGTCTGGTGCCCGTGGCGCATGCCCTGCATCAGGCGTTTGGCATCAGGCGCGGGCATATGACCACGGTGCACAGCTATACCGGCAACCAGCCGGTACATGACCGGGCGCACAAGGACCTCTACCGCGCACGGGCCGCTGCCCTTTCGATGATCCCGACCACCACGGGTGCTGCGCAGACTTTGGGTGTTGTCCTGCCCGACTTGGACGGGTTGATCACCGGCACCGCAATTCGGGTGCCGACGCCCAATGTGTCTTGCGTTGATCTGGTGATTGAGACCGACAAGAGCGCCAGCGCGGACGAGGTCAACGCCGCGATGGCAAAGGCGGCCAAGGGCATGCACGGGGTGATGGGCGTCACGGACCGCAAATTGGTGTCGATGGATTTCAACCATGATCCGCGCAGCGCCATCTTTGCCAGCGATCAGACCGCCGTTCAGCAGGGCAATCTGCTGCGGGTTCTGGCGTGGTATGACAATGAATGGGGATTTTCGAACCGGATGGTCGATATGGCCGGGGTCATGGGGCGGATGTGA
- the gap gene encoding type I glyceraldehyde-3-phosphate dehydrogenase → MTIKVGINGFGRIGRCTLSHIASSGRDDIEVVKINATGPLSTAAHLIKYDSVHGRFPGEVSIDDGYMNLGQNDIEVMSTYNLEELDWSGCDVVLECTGQFNDGNKANVHLKNGAKRVLLSAPGKNVDRTVVYGVNHDTMVKSDRIISNGSCTTNCLAPMAKVMHDAVGIESGLMTTIHSYTGDQPTLDRRHSDLYRARAAAMALIPTSTGAAKALGEVLPSLKGKLDGTAMRVPTPNVSAVDLTFTASRVVTVEEINAAARAAADGPMKRVLGYDPEHKVSIDFNHTEESCIFAPDQTIVVAGRTVRVLGWYDNEWSFSVRMADVAVAMGNLG, encoded by the coding sequence ATGACCATCAAAGTCGGCATTAACGGATTTGGCCGCATTGGCCGCTGCACGCTCAGCCATATTGCGTCCTCAGGTCGTGACGATATCGAGGTGGTCAAGATCAATGCCACAGGGCCTTTGTCAACGGCGGCACATCTGATCAAATACGATTCGGTGCACGGACGGTTCCCCGGTGAGGTGAGCATTGACGACGGGTATATGAACCTTGGCCAAAACGACATCGAAGTGATGTCGACCTACAATCTCGAAGAATTGGACTGGTCCGGCTGCGATGTGGTGTTGGAATGCACAGGGCAGTTCAATGACGGCAACAAGGCGAATGTCCACCTCAAGAATGGGGCCAAGCGGGTTTTGCTGTCTGCCCCCGGTAAAAACGTCGACCGTACCGTGGTTTATGGCGTGAACCATGACACCATGGTCAAATCCGATCGGATCATTTCAAACGGCTCCTGCACGACCAACTGTCTTGCCCCGATGGCCAAGGTCATGCACGACGCGGTGGGTATTGAATCGGGTCTGATGACCACGATTCACAGCTATACCGGTGATCAGCCGACGCTGGACCGCAGGCATTCTGATCTTTACCGCGCCCGCGCTGCCGCGATGGCGCTGATCCCCACGTCGACCGGGGCCGCCAAAGCGTTGGGCGAGGTGTTGCCCTCGCTCAAAGGCAAGCTCGATGGCACAGCGATGCGGGTGCCCACGCCCAATGTCAGCGCTGTCGACCTTACCTTCACCGCGTCGCGCGTCGTCACCGTTGAAGAGATTAACGCCGCCGCGCGCGCCGCTGCCGATGGGCCGATGAAACGGGTGTTGGGGTATGATCCCGAACATAAGGTCAGCATCGACTTTAATCACACCGAGGAAAGCTGCATTTTCGCGCCTGATCAGACCATCGTCGTTGCGGGCCGGACCGTGCGCGTGTTGGGCTGGTACGACAATGAATGGTCCTTCTCTGTGCGGATGGCGGATGTTGCCGTTGCGATGGGCAACCTGGGCTAG
- a CDS encoding DUF808 domain-containing protein, with product MSGLIALLDDVAAIAKVAASSIDDVIGQAAKAGTKAAGAVIDDAAVTPKYVHGFESSRELPIIWRITKGSLKNKLVFLLPIGLLLSNFAPFLIPLFLMLGGAYLCFEGAEKVAHALGLSHGHEDYPGHDEVPDDPAHLEEQKAAGAIKTDFILSAEIMTIALAAIPASNFWMEAATLAAVAIMITVAVYGSVALIVKMDDLGLAMANHGQLGLTRSLGRGLVKAMPGFLHLLTIIGTAAMLWVGGSIIVHGLEELGFGTLGHWIHDAAYAAGHAVPAGIEGAVEWFAKAALDGIFGLLLGLVLIPIGEKIVTPIWRKVMNRDAATQAALK from the coding sequence ATGAGCGGATTGATTGCGTTACTCGATGATGTGGCGGCGATTGCCAAAGTGGCGGCGTCCAGTATTGATGACGTGATCGGGCAGGCGGCCAAGGCGGGAACCAAGGCTGCGGGCGCTGTGATTGACGATGCGGCGGTGACGCCCAAATACGTGCATGGATTTGAATCCAGCCGCGAGCTGCCGATCATCTGGCGGATCACCAAAGGATCGTTGAAAAACAAGCTGGTTTTTTTGCTGCCCATTGGGTTGCTGCTGTCGAATTTTGCGCCTTTCCTCATTCCGTTGTTTTTGATGTTGGGTGGGGCGTATCTATGTTTTGAAGGGGCCGAAAAGGTTGCCCATGCATTGGGCTTAAGTCACGGCCATGAGGATTATCCCGGTCACGACGAGGTGCCGGATGATCCTGCCCATCTCGAAGAACAAAAGGCCGCCGGGGCCATCAAGACGGATTTCATTCTATCCGCTGAAATAATGACAATTGCACTGGCTGCGATCCCGGCCAGCAATTTCTGGATGGAAGCGGCAACGCTCGCCGCTGTGGCAATCATGATCACGGTCGCTGTTTACGGATCTGTTGCGCTGATTGTTAAGATGGACGATCTGGGGCTGGCAATGGCCAATCACGGCCAGCTGGGCCTGACCCGCAGCCTCGGCCGCGGGCTGGTAAAAGCCATGCCGGGCTTTCTGCATCTGCTCACGATTATCGGTACCGCGGCGATGCTATGGGTTGGCGGATCAATTATCGTTCATGGGCTAGAGGAACTGGGGTTCGGCACCTTGGGACACTGGATACATGATGCGGCCTATGCTGCAGGACATGCTGTTCCGGCTGGAATTGAGGGGGCCGTTGAATGGTTTGCCAAAGCAGCCCTTGACGGCATTTTTGGTCTGCTGCTGGGGCTGGTCCTGATCCCCATTGGGGAAAAGATCGTCACCCCGATCTGGCGCAAGGTCATGAACCGCGATGCGGCAACTCAAGCTGCATTGAAATAA
- the tkt gene encoding transketolase, which yields MDLTALSRAHPDHWSKATAIRALTLDAVAAANSGHSGMPMGMADVATVLFEKHLKFDAANPLWPDRDRFILSAGHGSMLLYSLLYLVGDAQFPIEEIKNFRQMGARTAGHPENFLADAIEVTTGPLGQGIANSVGFAMAEEILRATYGSKVVDHHTYVIAGDGCLMEGVSQEAITLAGRHKLSKLIVMWDNNNITIDGPVSLSDHTDQVGRFAAAQWHTIEIDGHNPDEIDAALTEARKSDKPTMIACKTHIALGHAAQDTSKGHGALTNADQNAEAKAAYGWTTGPFEVPADVKNAWEAIGKRGVDARKEWEERFDKMPRSKRETFNRALALDTPKKLSATIKAFKKQMSDTAPKLATRSSSEKVLEVLNPILPETVGGSADLTGSNNTKTGDLGVFDVDNRAGRYVYWGVREHGMSSAMNGMALHGGIRPYGGTFMCFTDYARPAMRLAALSQIPTVFVMTHDSIGLGEDGPTHQPVEHLAISRSTPNTYVFRPADTIETAEAWEIAFSSQKTPSVLSLTRQGLPTVRTEHKNTNMTEKGAYVLADADSKRQVILIATGSEVHVAMQARDLLQAEGIGVRVVSMPCMELFAAQDDAYRKRVLPGGAVRVGIEAGVRMGWDRWLLGERGKFGKADFVGMDRFGASAPAEELFEKFGITAENVAAKAKALLA from the coding sequence GTGGATCTGACAGCCCTCTCACGCGCACACCCTGACCACTGGTCCAAAGCAACCGCCATTCGGGCACTGACCCTGGATGCTGTTGCTGCAGCCAACTCTGGCCATTCTGGTATGCCGATGGGCATGGCTGATGTGGCCACGGTATTGTTCGAAAAGCACCTGAAATTTGATGCCGCCAACCCGCTTTGGCCTGACCGGGACCGGTTCATTCTGTCTGCCGGTCACGGGTCCATGTTGCTTTATTCTTTGCTTTATCTTGTGGGCGATGCGCAGTTTCCCATCGAAGAAATCAAGAACTTTCGCCAGATGGGCGCGCGCACGGCGGGCCACCCTGAGAATTTTCTTGCCGATGCGATCGAAGTGACCACGGGTCCATTGGGTCAGGGCATCGCCAATTCCGTGGGATTTGCCATGGCCGAGGAAATTCTGCGCGCGACCTATGGCAGCAAGGTTGTCGATCACCATACCTACGTCATCGCGGGCGACGGGTGTCTGATGGAAGGGGTGAGCCAAGAGGCAATCACCCTGGCCGGACGTCACAAGTTGAGCAAATTGATCGTGATGTGGGACAACAACAACATCACCATCGACGGCCCCGTGAGCCTGTCCGACCATACTGACCAGGTGGGACGCTTTGCAGCAGCCCAGTGGCATACAATCGAAATCGACGGACACAACCCGGATGAAATTGACGCGGCCCTCACAGAGGCCCGTAAATCTGACAAGCCGACGATGATTGCCTGCAAAACCCACATCGCACTGGGCCACGCGGCACAGGACACCTCCAAAGGTCACGGTGCCCTGACCAATGCCGATCAGAACGCAGAGGCCAAGGCCGCCTATGGTTGGACAACCGGCCCGTTCGAAGTGCCCGCAGATGTCAAAAATGCATGGGAAGCCATCGGCAAGCGCGGCGTGGATGCGCGTAAAGAATGGGAAGAGCGGTTCGACAAAATGCCGCGCTCCAAGCGGGAGACCTTTAACCGTGCGCTGGCGCTGGACACCCCAAAGAAACTGAGTGCGACGATCAAAGCTTTCAAAAAGCAGATGTCGGACACGGCACCGAAACTGGCGACCCGGTCCAGTTCTGAAAAAGTGCTGGAAGTGCTGAACCCGATCCTGCCCGAAACGGTGGGCGGGTCCGCAGATCTCACTGGCTCCAACAACACGAAAACCGGTGATCTGGGCGTGTTCGACGTCGACAACCGCGCCGGTCGGTATGTGTATTGGGGGGTGCGCGAGCATGGCATGTCATCTGCGATGAACGGCATGGCCCTGCATGGCGGCATCCGGCCCTATGGCGGGACATTCATGTGTTTCACCGACTATGCGCGCCCGGCGATGCGCCTGGCGGCCCTGTCGCAGATCCCAACCGTCTTTGTGATGACCCACGATTCCATCGGTCTGGGCGAAGATGGGCCAACCCACCAACCGGTTGAACATCTGGCCATCAGCCGCAGCACGCCAAATACCTATGTGTTCCGCCCCGCTGACACGATTGAAACAGCCGAGGCGTGGGAGATCGCGTTTTCATCCCAGAAAACCCCATCGGTGCTGTCATTGACCCGTCAGGGCCTGCCCACCGTGCGCACCGAGCACAAGAACACCAACATGACCGAAAAAGGCGCTTATGTTTTGGCCGATGCAGACAGCAAACGGCAGGTGATCCTGATTGCCACCGGGTCAGAAGTGCATGTCGCCATGCAGGCCCGTGATCTTTTGCAGGCCGAAGGCATTGGTGTGCGGGTCGTGTCTATGCCCTGCATGGAGCTTTTTGCCGCACAAGACGATGCCTACCGTAAGCGCGTGCTGCCCGGTGGGGCCGTACGTGTCGGCATTGAGGCTGGTGTGCGCATGGGCTGGGATCGCTGGCTGCTCGGCGAACGTGGCAAATTCGGCAAGGCTGATTTTGTCGGCATGGACCGTTTTGGGGCCTCTGCCCCGGCCGAAGAGCTGTTTGAAAAGTTCGGGATCACCGCCGAAAATGTGGCGGCAAAAGCCAAGGCACTGCTGGCGTAA
- a CDS encoding cell division protein ZapA, whose amino-acid sequence MPEIQITIGGRQFEVACQDGEERYLHSAAKMLDDEAQVLSDQVGRMPEARMLLMAGLLLADKTASVEDRITEVRAELAEREAELAGLRNVTIEPERIEVPVVPQAVTDTLAELAARAESLAAEIEEKVG is encoded by the coding sequence ATGCCCGAGATACAAATCACCATCGGTGGTCGGCAGTTTGAAGTTGCCTGTCAGGACGGCGAAGAAAGGTACCTGCATTCCGCCGCCAAGATGCTGGATGACGAGGCCCAGGTGCTCAGCGATCAGGTGGGCCGGATGCCCGAAGCGCGGATGCTGTTGATGGCGGGGCTGCTGTTGGCCGACAAAACCGCATCCGTTGAGGACCGCATCACCGAAGTGCGCGCCGAACTGGCAGAACGCGAGGCTGAACTGGCCGGTCTGCGCAATGTCACGATCGAACCCGAGCGCATTGAGGTGCCTGTGGTGCCGCAGGCGGTGACAGACACTCTGGCCGAACTTGCCGCGCGTGCGGAATCTCTGGCGGCAGAAATTGAAGAAAAGGTGGGCTAG
- the grxD gene encoding Grx4 family monothiol glutaredoxin — MTDASNQIKETITANDVVLFMKGTKEMPQCGFSSRVAGVLNYMGVDFSDVNVLADDGIRQGIKDFSDWPTIPQLYVKGEFVGGCDIITEMTLSGELDTLFAENGVTFDKDAADKIREANG, encoded by the coding sequence ATGACAGACGCCAGCAACCAGATCAAAGAAACCATCACCGCCAATGACGTGGTGTTGTTCATGAAGGGCACCAAAGAGATGCCGCAGTGCGGGTTTTCATCCCGCGTGGCGGGGGTGCTGAACTACATGGGCGTCGATTTTTCAGACGTAAATGTGCTTGCAGACGACGGCATCCGTCAGGGGATCAAGGACTTCTCTGACTGGCCCACCATCCCGCAGCTTTACGTCAAAGGCGAATTTGTTGGCGGCTGTGACATCATCACGGAAATGACCTTGTCAGGTGAACTGGACACGCTCTTTGCCGAAAACGGTGTGACATTCGACAAAGATGCCGCCGACAAGATTCGCGAAGCGAACGGTTAA
- a CDS encoding BolA/IbaG family iron-sulfur metabolism protein, which translates to MPMQASEIEDLIRAAFPNAQITVEGSDGVHMAAMVIDESFRGQNRVQQQRAVYAALKGKMDGANGDLHALALTTKAPD; encoded by the coding sequence ATGCCGATGCAAGCCAGCGAAATCGAAGACCTGATCCGCGCCGCATTCCCAAATGCGCAGATTACCGTGGAAGGCAGTGACGGTGTGCACATGGCCGCGATGGTCATCGACGAAAGTTTTCGTGGCCAGAACCGCGTGCAACAACAACGCGCCGTTTACGCCGCGCTGAAGGGCAAGATGGACGGGGCCAATGGCGACCTGCATGCCCTCGCACTGACCACCAAAGCACCGGACTGA
- a CDS encoding XdhC family protein, which translates to MQSPERIPEQALSWVDAGLGAALATVIETWGSAPRRVGAQLVVSGQGDMQGSVSGGCVEGAVVVEAIEALQDGRPRLLEYGVSDGDAFAVGLACGGTIRIIVEPVGEAGMPVQMLRDLVDARAARRAVAYEVALDGTARTLTDKGHADRFRMDRSGLSEDGQQFIAIHNPPLRLVIVGAVHIAQALVGMAQTAGFDPLVVDPREAFGSEARFPDAAIINDWPDAALQTIGIDARCAVVLLTHDPKLDDPALHIALASDAFYVGALGSTRTHAARVERLTEAGFSPDQIGRIRAPVGLNIGASGPAEIAVSILAQMIQTLRQG; encoded by the coding sequence GTGCAATCGCCAGAACGCATACCGGAACAGGCCCTGTCGTGGGTCGATGCTGGCCTTGGCGCAGCGCTGGCCACGGTCATTGAAACATGGGGATCGGCCCCGCGCCGTGTGGGTGCGCAACTGGTGGTATCGGGGCAGGGCGACATGCAGGGCTCCGTATCGGGCGGCTGTGTCGAAGGTGCCGTGGTGGTTGAGGCGATTGAGGCACTTCAGGACGGGCGGCCACGTCTGTTGGAATATGGTGTCAGCGATGGCGATGCCTTTGCCGTCGGTCTGGCCTGTGGCGGGACGATCCGTATTATCGTTGAACCCGTGGGTGAGGCGGGCATGCCGGTGCAAATGCTGCGCGATCTGGTGGACGCCCGTGCCGCGCGCCGCGCCGTGGCCTATGAGGTGGCGCTGGACGGCACTGCGCGCACCTTGACGGACAAAGGTCACGCAGACCGCTTTCGCATGGACCGCTCGGGCCTCAGCGAAGATGGTCAGCAATTCATTGCCATCCACAATCCGCCCTTGCGTCTTGTGATCGTGGGGGCGGTGCATATCGCGCAAGCACTTGTGGGCATGGCACAAACTGCGGGATTTGATCCGCTGGTCGTGGACCCGCGCGAGGCGTTTGGATCAGAGGCGCGGTTCCCAGATGCCGCGATCATCAATGACTGGCCGGATGCCGCGTTGCAGACCATCGGAATTGATGCCCGCTGCGCGGTGGTGCTGTTGACCCATGATCCCAAACTGGATGATCCGGCCCTGCACATCGCGCTGGCCTCGGACGCGTTTTATGTCGGCGCTCTTGGCAGTACGCGCACCCATGCAGCGCGGGTTGAGCGGTTGACCGAAGCCGGGTTTTCGCCCGACCAGATCGGGCGCATTCGCGCCCCTGTCGGCCTGAACATCGGGGCGTCGGGGCCTGCTGAAATCGCAGTCTCCATTTTGGCCCAGATGATCCAGACCTTGAGGCAGGGATGA
- a CDS encoding molybdopterin-binding protein: protein MRFGPVLLADAEGAVLAHSVAVAEGRLRKGRVLSAEDVTQIREAGLVEVIVARLEPGDVDENTAAAHLAGAIKGNGAGLSATSAFTGRVNLIADGPGVAVLDVLAIEHVNRVHPMITIATVPPWQQLAKGGMAATIKIISYAVPQADLDLACAAAGAGAIRLAAPKLRTATLIITEIPGGVGDKGRIAIAARLEALGVGLEAVVMVPHKTQKLADAIKDAKSDLVLVLTGSATSDDHDVAPSALRLAGGQVHRFGMPVDPGNLLFIGDIGDQHVIGLPGCARSPALNGADWVLSRVVCGIEVTSRDIAAMGVGGLLKEIPTRPQPRRGS, encoded by the coding sequence ATGAGGTTTGGCCCGGTTCTTTTGGCAGATGCCGAAGGTGCGGTATTGGCGCATTCGGTGGCTGTTGCAGAGGGCAGGTTGCGCAAAGGGCGGGTGCTGAGCGCCGAGGATGTGACCCAGATCCGCGAAGCCGGCCTTGTCGAGGTGATTGTCGCGCGGCTTGAACCCGGCGATGTGGATGAAAACACCGCAGCGGCGCACTTGGCGGGTGCGATCAAAGGCAACGGCGCGGGGTTAAGCGCCACCTCTGCCTTTACGGGCCGCGTCAATCTGATTGCCGATGGTCCGGGGGTTGCGGTTCTGGACGTTTTAGCGATTGAACATGTTAACAGGGTTCACCCGATGATCACCATCGCGACAGTGCCGCCCTGGCAACAGCTGGCCAAGGGGGGCATGGCCGCAACGATCAAGATCATCTCTTATGCGGTGCCACAAGCCGATCTGGACTTGGCCTGTGCCGCCGCGGGAGCAGGCGCGATCAGACTTGCCGCGCCGAAACTCAGAACAGCCACCTTGATCATCACCGAAATTCCCGGCGGCGTCGGTGACAAAGGCCGAATTGCCATCGCAGCCCGACTGGAAGCACTTGGCGTTGGCCTTGAGGCGGTGGTGATGGTGCCACACAAGACCCAGAAACTGGCCGATGCGATCAAAGATGCCAAAAGCGATCTGGTGCTGGTCCTCACAGGCTCCGCCACCTCTGATGATCATGATGTGGCCCCCAGTGCGCTGCGGCTTGCCGGCGGGCAGGTCCACAGATTTGGCATGCCGGTTGATCCCGGTAACCTGTTGTTTATCGGGGATATTGGCGACCAACACGTGATTGGTCTGCCGGGGTGCGCGCGCTCACCGGCCCTCAACGGTGCCGATTGGGTTTTGTCCCGTGTGGTCTGCGGGATTGAGGTGACCTCGCGCGATATTGCCGCAATGGGCGTAGGTGGCCTGCTCAAGGAAATTCCAACCCGGCCCCAACCAAGGCGCGGCAGTTGA
- a CDS encoding (2Fe-2S)-binding protein: protein MPQVNMTVNGKAASGEVEGRTLLSHFLREDQGLTGTHIGCDTSQCGACVVHVNGEAVKACTMLAIEAEGADVATIEGQANADGSLNVIQQAFQDHHGLQCGFCTPGMVMSAAALLKDNPKPTEAEVRHYLDGNICRCTGYHNIVKAIMAASGQDLGPLAAE, encoded by the coding sequence ATGCCACAGGTCAACATGACCGTGAACGGAAAAGCCGCGTCTGGCGAGGTGGAGGGCCGCACATTGCTGTCGCACTTCCTGCGCGAGGATCAGGGGCTGACCGGTACTCACATCGGATGCGACACCAGCCAATGCGGTGCCTGCGTGGTCCATGTAAATGGCGAGGCAGTCAAAGCCTGCACTATGCTGGCCATCGAGGCTGAAGGTGCCGACGTGGCCACCATCGAAGGTCAGGCCAATGCAGATGGATCGCTGAACGTGATCCAGCAGGCGTTTCAGGACCATCACGGATTGCAATGTGGGTTCTGCACACCGGGTATGGTGATGTCCGCCGCCGCACTGCTTAAGGACAATCCAAAACCAACAGAGGCTGAGGTGCGTCATTATCTGGACGGCAATATCTGCCGCTGCACCGGCTATCACAACATCGTCAAGGCGATCATGGCCGCATCCGGTCAGGACTTGGGTCCGCTGGCGGCTGAATAG